The following proteins come from a genomic window of Brachionichthys hirsutus isolate HB-005 chromosome 20, CSIRO-AGI_Bhir_v1, whole genome shotgun sequence:
- the chgb gene encoding secretogranin-1 — MRLVFVLVAAALLTENLALPVGKQRQRQDVVKQCLVEVLSKALSKPDSQLDQECKDILQAGVKHAPVDKKSAEVIAAHEDVVKGQPDDPKAKGVNAKDIEALLRSVEEKREIPEDERSQESWSLGDEKEKRQEDGEVEEREKRRSQRPKYQQRARKRGEEEEERSQESWGLEGKGSEEEGEDREKRNWRPGRYHQKKHKRDEEPLGGEREEPEKERSQEYWDVDKRYGSEEEEDGYRPVWQPSHPNLHKRGEEEDGERSQEYWDFDTGRDKRDWRSGRYHQRRPKRDEELSDDPREEPNEERSQEYWDFDTGRDKRDWRSGRYHQRRPKRDEELSEAPREEPDEERSQEYWDFDTGRDKRDWRSGRHHQRRHKRDEELSDDPREEPDEERSQEYWDFDTGRDKRDWRTGRYHQRRHKRDEELTDQKREEADEERSQESWGLDKRNGNEEEDVEKRSWKPTRRYHYKTRFHKRGGGSSEEGGRDSEEDQEAAHSRADVLRYLAEKRNPWIFRSYYHPAWFKRDPDEQTGSSSKKDQLAKLLSYKMSRLVNHPDEEEAKRSTHHRVLNAQEEELENLAAMDMELQKIASKLHDNTD, encoded by the exons ATGAGGCTTGTTTTTGTCCTTGTGGCTGCGGCTTTGTTGACAG AAAATCTAGCACTTCCGGTGGGAAAACAAAGGCAAAGACAAGATGTG GTAAAACAATGCTTGGTTGAGGTGCTGTCAAAAGCTCTCTCCAAACCAGACTCCCAGCTGGATCAGGAATGCAAAGACATCCTGCAAGCAG GGGTTAAACATGCCCCAGTGGACAAGAAGAGTGCTGAGGTGATAGCAGCTCATGAAGATGTGGTCAAAGGTCAACCTGATGACCCCAAAGCAAAGGGAGTAAACGCAAAAGACATTGAGGCGCTCCTGAGATCtgtggaggaaaagagagaaatccCGGAAGACGAGCGCAGCCAAGAATCCTGGAGTTTGGGTGATgaaaaggagaagagacaggaggatggagaggtggaagagcgagaaaagaggagaagccAGAGACCGAAATACCAGCAACGGGCACGCAAacgaggggaggaggaggaagagcgcaGTCAAGAGAGTTGGGGGTTAGAAGGGAAGGgatcagaggaggaaggagaagacagagagaagaggaactgGAGACCCGGAAGGTACCACCAGAAAAAACACAAGCGAGATGAGGAACCtttaggaggagagagggaggagccagaGAAAGAACGTAGTCAAGAGTACTGGGATGTAGACAAAAGGTATggaagcgaggaagaggaagacggatACAGACCTGTGTGGCAGCCATCGCATCCCAACCTCCACAAacgtggtgaggaagaggatggcgaGCGCAGCCAGGAATATTGGGACTTTGATACAGGAAGAGACAAGAGAGACTGGAGGTCTGGCAGGTATCACCAGAGGAGACCCAAACGCGATGAAGAGCTCTCAGATGATCCCAGGGAAGAACCCAATGAAGAGCGCAGCCAGGAATATTGGGACTTTGATACAGGAAGAGACAAGAGAGACTGGAGGTCTGGCAGGTATCACCAGAGGAGACCCAAACGCGATGAAGAGCTCTCAGAGGCCCCCAGGGAAGAACCTGATGAAGAGCGAAGCCAGGAATATTGGGACTTTGATACAGGAAGAGACAAGAGAGACTGGAGGTCTGGCAGGCATCACCAGAGGAGACACAAACGCGATGAAGAGCTCTCAGATGATCCCAGGGAAGAACCCGATGAAGAGCGAAGCCAGGAATATTGGGATTTTGATACAGGAAGAGACAAGAGGGACTGGAGGACCGGGAGGTATCACCAGAGAAGACACAAACGCGATGAAGAGCTCACAGATCAGAAGAGAGAAGAGGCTGACGAGGAACGCAGTCAGGAGTCCTGGGGCTTGGACAAAAGAAACggaaacgaagaagaagacGTGGAAAAGCGCTCATGGAAGCCAACACGCCGATACCACTACAAGACGAGGTTTCACAAGCGCGGCGGAGGCTCGTCtgaagaaggagggagggattCAGAGGAAGACCAGGAGGCTGCACACAGCAGGGCCGATGTTCTGAG GTACCTGGCAGAGAAGCGCAATCCCTGGATTTTCAGAAGCTACTACCATCCAGCTTGGTTTAAAAGGGATCCGGATGAGCAAACGGGAAGCTCAAGCAAG AAGGATCAATTGGCCAAACTGCTGAGCTATAAGATGAGCCGGTTGGTCAACCAccccgatgaagaggaggcaaaGAGGAGCACACACCACAGAGTGCTAAACGCACAGGAG GAGGAGTTGGAGAACCTCGCAGCCATGGACATGGAACTGCAGAAAATCGCTAGCAAACTGCATGACAACACTGATTAA
- the trmt6 gene encoding tRNA (adenine(58)-N(1))-methyltransferase non-catalytic subunit TRM6: MADHTDDDCQYRIKEGDNVVLKRGDVFKAVQIQTKRKVGFEKQWLFLGNAIGHSYSTTFEITSGGILQLQKPKDPDGPADAKEAGTDNRNIVDDGKSQKLTRDDIETFKERGLKGQEIIQQLIDNSSTFKDKTGYAQDKYIKKKKKKYENSVTILKPSCRILAMMYHGREPGKICHLRYDTLAQMLTLANIHAGSKVLVFETCAGLVLGAVMERMGGYGSVIQMYPGGEPFRAGVESFGFPAHFHDTLHEFPVCHVNELLAGTLATAAKDPSTDSKQPNVAAVEEQCQPEAKQDDCQEDQGIEMSSGTNDQKKGKKSKEVKAQERMAKLEEKRKKLATAAALLEGRNADGLVIASRFLPCPVLMGLLQFLSPSRPFVVYSQYKEPLVECYTKLRERGGTVSLRLTDTWLRHYQVLPNRTRPVLLMSGGGGYLLSGTTVAVDHSKLQASLQDEEPAPKRLKLTDTEG; the protein is encoded by the exons ATGGCGGACCACACAGACGATGATTGTCAATACAGAATTAAGGAGGGCGACAACGTCGTGCTGAAACGAGGAGACGTCTTCAAAGCTGTGCAAATTCAAACGAAAAG GAAGGTGGGTTTCGAGAAGCAATGGCTCTTCCTGGGTAACGCGATAGGACATTCGTACAGCACCACGTTTGAGATCACGTCCGGAGGGATCCTGCAGCTTCAGAAGCCGAAGGACCCGGACGGTCCTGCCG ATGCAAAGGAGGCGGGCACAGACAACAGAAACATTGTGGATGACGGAAAGTCACAGAAACTGACCAGAGATGACATCGAGACGTTCAAAGAGCGAGGCCTGAAGGGTCAG GAAATCATTCAGCAGCTTATAGATAACAGCTCAACATTCAAAGATAAGACTGGATACGCCCAGGACAAAtacatcaagaagaagaagaaaaa ATATGAAAACAGTGTGACGATTCTGAAACCGTCCTGTCGCATCCTGGCTATGATGTACCACGGCAGGGAACCAGGAAAGATCTG CCATTTAAGGTACGACACACTTGCCCAGATGTTGACTCTGGCAAACATCCATGCGGGCAGTAAAGTTTTGGTGTTTGAGACTTGCGCCGGCCTCGTGCTTGGAGCCGTCATGGAACGGATGGGGG gcTACGGCTCAGTGATCCAAATGTACCCAGGAGGTGAGCCTTTTCGGGCGGGTGTGGAGAGCTTTGGTTTCCCAGCGCATTTCCACGATACGCTGCACGAGTTCCCCGTCTGCCATGTCAATGAACTGCTAGCAGGCACTCTGGCCACCGCTGCCAAAGACCCCAGCACTG ATTCAAAGCAGCCTAACGTGGCTGCAGTGGAGGAACAATGTCAGCCTGAGGCAAAACAGGATGACTGTCAAGAAGATCAGGGCATTGAGATGAGCAGTGGCACGAATGACCagaagaaagggaagaagagCAAGGAAGTCAAA gctcAGGAAAGGATGGCAAAGCTGGAGGAGAAACGGAAGAAGCTGGCGACTGCTGCTGCCTTGCTGGAAGGCAGGAATGCCGATGG GTTGGTTATCGCCAGTCGCTTTCTCCCATGTCCGGTTCTGATGGGTCTGCTCCAATTCCTCTCCCCCTCCAGGCCTTTTGTAGTCTACTCTCAATACAAAGAG CCTCTTGTCGAGTGCTACACAAAGCTGAGGGAACGCGGCGGCACAGTCAGCCTCAGACTGACTGACACCTGGCTGAGACATTACCAG GTGCTGCCCAACAGGACTCGTCCTGTGCTGCTGATGAGTGGGGGCGGGGGCTACCTCCTCTCAGGGACGACGGTCGCCGTGGACCATTCCAAACTGCAAGCCTCTCTGCAAGATGAAGAACCAGCGCCAAAGAGACTGAAACTGACGGACACGGAGGGATGA